The following proteins come from a genomic window of Corallococcus sp. NCRR:
- a CDS encoding ATP-binding protein: MTKVRKVNKADPLADLPRWAQQLARKYYTKTVSTFLLYGAVRDLQPLQLEDGGRGFGTLKTFLSEELFGGRDHVLFYDRSSGIRSATPETQKDLARAMTGYDAMYGTDFSKVLPRDPGRALQILENFLRMRLSEGRSMALIIDYAETLVPGGEMSHLSAEDRFVVATLDKWAHDPQFLAGDVSVVLLAENLSDVSPRISRNPYVAPIELPLPTEEERLEYVRSKLEGKKLQSVSEVPLAGLAKMTAGLSRINLDRVLTEALEREVRITPELLKEKKKELIQAECHGLLEFIEPAHTLDAVAGHAPAKQMLRQAASALKKGRIEVMPMGYLVSGPVGTGKTFMVSCFAGEIGIPVVKFLNFRSQWQGVTESNLEKIFNLLKALWPVAVMVDEADTFLGNRDSGGDSGTSSRIFGSIASFMGNTQYRGKIVWFLLTARPDLLPIDLKRQGRAEEHLALFYPQTDEERNELFQAMSKKTGVSVEGVESFAALIPGGVRAFSGADIEAVMVRSKFRALAEGRDQVTKDDLAAVLADFVPPSYPLEIEMQNLVAVQECTSRALLPENFRKLDRDYISKRVRELKMLLEEQ, encoded by the coding sequence GTGACGAAGGTGCGTAAGGTGAACAAGGCGGATCCGCTGGCGGATCTGCCCCGGTGGGCGCAGCAACTGGCGCGCAAGTACTACACGAAGACGGTCAGCACCTTCCTGCTGTACGGGGCCGTGAGGGATTTGCAGCCCCTGCAGCTGGAGGACGGCGGGCGCGGCTTCGGGACGCTCAAGACGTTCCTGTCGGAGGAGCTGTTCGGCGGGCGCGACCACGTCCTCTTCTACGACCGCTCGTCGGGCATCCGCTCCGCGACGCCGGAGACGCAGAAGGACCTGGCGCGGGCCATGACGGGCTACGACGCCATGTACGGCACGGACTTCTCCAAGGTCCTGCCGCGCGACCCGGGCCGGGCGCTGCAGATCCTGGAGAACTTCCTGCGCATGCGCCTGAGCGAGGGCCGCTCGATGGCGCTCATCATCGACTACGCGGAGACCCTGGTCCCCGGCGGGGAGATGAGCCACCTGTCCGCGGAGGACCGCTTCGTGGTGGCCACGCTGGACAAGTGGGCGCACGACCCGCAGTTCCTGGCCGGCGACGTGTCCGTGGTGCTCCTGGCGGAGAACCTGTCGGACGTGTCGCCGCGCATCAGCCGCAACCCGTACGTGGCGCCCATTGAATTGCCGCTGCCCACGGAGGAGGAGCGCCTGGAGTACGTGCGCTCCAAGCTGGAGGGCAAGAAGCTCCAGTCCGTGTCGGAGGTGCCGCTCGCGGGCCTGGCGAAGATGACGGCCGGCCTGTCGCGCATCAACCTGGACCGCGTGCTCACGGAGGCGCTGGAGCGGGAGGTGCGCATCACTCCGGAGCTGCTCAAGGAGAAGAAGAAGGAGCTCATCCAGGCGGAGTGCCACGGCCTCTTGGAGTTCATCGAGCCCGCGCACACGCTGGACGCGGTGGCGGGGCACGCGCCCGCGAAGCAGATGCTGCGTCAGGCAGCGTCCGCGCTGAAGAAGGGCCGCATCGAGGTCATGCCCATGGGCTACCTGGTCAGCGGACCGGTGGGCACGGGCAAGACGTTCATGGTGAGCTGCTTCGCCGGGGAGATTGGCATCCCGGTGGTGAAGTTCCTGAACTTCCGCAGCCAGTGGCAGGGCGTGACGGAATCGAACCTGGAGAAGATCTTCAACCTGCTGAAGGCCCTGTGGCCGGTGGCGGTGATGGTGGACGAGGCGGACACCTTCCTCGGCAACCGCGACTCCGGCGGGGACTCCGGGACGAGCAGCCGCATCTTCGGCTCCATCGCGTCCTTCATGGGCAACACGCAGTACCGCGGCAAGATTGTCTGGTTCCTGCTGACGGCGCGGCCGGACCTGCTGCCCATCGACCTGAAGCGCCAGGGCCGCGCGGAGGAGCACCTCGCGCTCTTCTATCCGCAGACGGACGAGGAGCGGAACGAGCTCTTCCAGGCGATGAGCAAGAAGACCGGCGTGTCGGTGGAGGGCGTGGAGTCCTTCGCCGCGCTCATCCCCGGCGGCGTGCGCGCCTTCAGCGGCGCGGACATCGAGGCGGTGATGGTGCGCTCGAAGTTCCGCGCGCTGGCGGAGGGCCGCGACCAGGTGACGAAGGACGACCTGGCCGCGGTGCTGGCGGACTTCGTGCCGCCCAGCTACCCGCTGGAGATCGAGATGCAGAACCTGGTGGCAGTGCAGGAGTGCACCAGCCGGGCGCTCCTGCCGGAGAACTTCCGCAAGCTGGACCGCGACTACATCAGCAAGCGCGTGCGGGAGCTGAAGATGCTCCTGGAAGAGCAGTGA
- a CDS encoding serine/threonine protein kinase: MTTSQPKRQPIPFGKYLLLDRVNIGGMAEVWRGKQFGASGFERLVAIKRILPNIAEDEEFISMFIDEAKISVQLTHANIAQIYELGQIASSYFISMEYIPGKDMRAIFDRCRKKGEPAPVPLVAFCVAKMCEGLDYAHRKKDGMGRDLNIVHRDISPQNVLVSFEGEVKVIDFGIAKAAGKATKTQAGILKGKFGYMSPEQIRGLPLDRRSDVFAIGVCLYEMLTGERLFVGDSDFSVLEKVRKAEVPSPSTYNRRIPEALERIVLKSLAKDVEERYQYASELGDDLQRFLLTNDSIFGRKDLMQYMKSTFAEEVEREKQRLAEYADIRAPDGMLAAIEAGFSGPSPVPTQSMTNIPAVAPSAPAVEPVSAPPPRASNSGGTGQGARRSPTLAALPKLTAAPAAPSPKEDEELATQMVDRDAVFNDAPEPTTQPGAAIGRAVTPLESPAAPADDGEEDVAGRTAVIPPPSSLPPGPPRLSQNSAPVLTAAPPRPSLTNVPTLMSNDAPAPRPTPNRGNDGPPQRLHRADSPPEPMPAPPRPPAPPVLNNGNAPRPPAKEARQKNAPEQEAPARGMGLKGLDKRLLYGAVGLASLFMLVGVALVFSPSKPAQGYVMVELKTQEAKDRAMVSINAGPPEKFPSNGFVLKPMAVGNVLVVVTADGYEAFNQSVMVAEGTNATQVPVALKRQARSVVVIFKTQPDDAEVKIDRQVARKPGSRESVLNDFSLSSDTPLVEVTAAGYLPFVKKMAVNNNSLDVVANLERAPVEIRVDSTPEGAAIFQGNKDLGAVTPATIRVPWGTRELTLKAKCHADEDVSVGTPSPAGSTLKVEATLKKQARCRD, translated from the coding sequence GTGACGACCTCTCAACCGAAGCGGCAACCCATCCCGTTCGGGAAGTATCTCCTCCTGGACCGCGTCAACATCGGCGGCATGGCGGAGGTCTGGCGCGGCAAACAGTTCGGCGCCAGCGGCTTCGAGCGGCTCGTCGCCATCAAGCGCATCCTGCCGAACATCGCCGAGGATGAAGAATTCATCTCGATGTTCATCGATGAGGCGAAGATCAGCGTCCAGCTGACCCACGCCAACATCGCGCAGATCTACGAGCTGGGGCAGATCGCCAGCAGCTACTTCATTTCGATGGAGTACATCCCCGGCAAGGACATGCGGGCCATCTTCGACCGCTGCCGGAAGAAGGGTGAGCCCGCGCCCGTGCCGCTCGTCGCCTTCTGCGTGGCGAAGATGTGCGAGGGCCTGGACTACGCCCACCGCAAGAAGGACGGGATGGGGCGCGACCTCAACATCGTCCACCGCGACATCTCGCCGCAGAACGTGCTCGTGTCCTTCGAGGGCGAGGTCAAGGTCATCGACTTCGGCATCGCGAAGGCGGCGGGCAAGGCGACGAAGACGCAGGCCGGCATCCTCAAGGGCAAGTTCGGCTACATGAGCCCGGAGCAGATCCGCGGCCTGCCGTTGGACCGCCGCTCGGACGTGTTCGCCATTGGCGTCTGCCTCTACGAGATGCTCACCGGCGAGCGCCTCTTCGTGGGCGACAGCGACTTCAGCGTGCTGGAGAAGGTGCGCAAGGCGGAGGTGCCGTCGCCGTCCACGTACAACCGGCGCATCCCGGAGGCGCTGGAGCGAATCGTCCTCAAGTCGCTCGCGAAGGACGTGGAGGAGCGCTACCAGTACGCCAGCGAGCTGGGCGACGACCTCCAGCGCTTCCTGCTGACGAACGACTCCATCTTCGGCCGCAAGGACCTCATGCAGTACATGAAGTCCACGTTCGCCGAAGAGGTGGAGCGCGAGAAGCAGCGCCTGGCCGAGTACGCGGACATCCGCGCGCCGGACGGCATGCTCGCGGCCATCGAGGCGGGCTTCAGCGGCCCGTCCCCGGTGCCCACGCAGAGCATGACCAACATCCCGGCGGTGGCGCCCTCCGCGCCCGCCGTGGAGCCCGTGTCCGCGCCGCCGCCGCGCGCCTCCAACTCCGGTGGCACCGGGCAGGGGGCTCGCCGCTCGCCCACGCTCGCGGCGCTGCCCAAGCTGACCGCCGCGCCCGCCGCGCCCTCGCCCAAGGAGGACGAGGAGCTGGCGACGCAGATGGTGGACCGCGACGCCGTCTTCAACGACGCGCCGGAGCCCACCACCCAGCCGGGCGCCGCCATTGGCCGCGCCGTCACGCCGCTGGAGTCCCCGGCCGCGCCCGCGGACGACGGGGAGGAGGACGTGGCGGGCCGCACCGCCGTCATCCCGCCGCCCTCGTCCCTGCCTCCGGGGCCGCCGCGCCTGTCGCAGAACAGCGCGCCGGTGCTGACCGCCGCGCCGCCGCGTCCGTCGCTGACCAACGTCCCCACGCTGATGTCCAACGACGCGCCCGCGCCCCGGCCGACGCCGAACCGGGGCAACGACGGCCCGCCGCAGCGCCTGCACCGGGCGGACTCCCCTCCGGAGCCGATGCCCGCGCCCCCGCGTCCGCCCGCGCCCCCCGTCCTCAACAACGGGAACGCGCCGCGTCCGCCCGCGAAGGAAGCCCGCCAGAAGAACGCGCCCGAGCAGGAGGCTCCCGCCCGGGGCATGGGCCTGAAGGGCCTGGACAAGCGGCTGCTCTACGGCGCCGTGGGTCTGGCGTCGCTGTTCATGCTGGTGGGCGTGGCCCTGGTCTTCTCCCCGAGCAAGCCCGCGCAGGGCTACGTGATGGTGGAGCTCAAGACGCAGGAGGCGAAGGACCGCGCGATGGTGTCCATCAACGCGGGGCCTCCGGAGAAGTTCCCCTCCAACGGCTTCGTCCTCAAGCCCATGGCCGTGGGCAACGTGCTGGTGGTGGTGACCGCGGACGGCTACGAGGCCTTCAACCAGTCCGTCATGGTGGCAGAGGGCACCAACGCCACGCAGGTGCCGGTGGCCCTCAAGCGGCAGGCGCGCTCGGTGGTCGTCATCTTCAAGACCCAGCCGGATGACGCCGAGGTGAAGATCGACAGACAAGTCGCCCGGAAGCCCGGCTCCCGGGAGTCGGTGCTCAACGACTTCTCGCTCAGCTCCGACACCCCGCTGGTGGAGGTCACCGCCGCCGGCTACCTGCCCTTCGTGAAGAAGATGGCCGTGAACAACAACAGCCTGGACGTGGTGGCGAACCTGGAGCGCGCGCCCGTGGAGATCCGGGTCGACTCCACGCCCGAGGGCGCGGCCATCTTCCAGGGCAACAAGGACCTGGGCGCCGTCACCCCGGCGACCATCCGGGTGCCGTGGGGCACGCGCGAGCTCACGCTGAAGGCGAAATGCCACGCGGACGAGGACGTATCCGTGGGCACGCCGTCCCCGGCGGGTTCCACGCTCAAGGTGGAAGCGACCTTGAAGAAGCAGGCGCGCTGCCGCGATTAG
- a CDS encoding ABC transporter permease produces MRFDALSRLVRLSLARERKGAFFSAFGVAMGVGALVFFVGLGLGVGRVIRERIFPTDSRLVDVVPPSVSLGLLGGGKLDSAAVERLAALPGVETTYRKMNVRVPAVTRYDGVFFGSRLRMGMEVLAVGVDPGLVQKDVGLPEAKDFKDPGEGKAIPALISTRLLELYNKTFAPARKLPQLSAEMLIGFGFPVEFNRSYVAATSGGPSTTQQAQVVGASDRAMLAGITIPLDTAVRINRASGADADSYSGVTLVAADPSRVPELVEAVKGMGFEIDDQERRLAENAGAAVALTTSALALLSILICVLAAVNIAHAMSSSVRARAKEIGVMQAVGASRADVRAIVLAEAGVVGVLGGAAGTAAALVLAFIVDRLAKGYLPNFPFKPESFFSFPVTVVLGGVLLGLVAALAGAYFPSRRAAATDPARTLAG; encoded by the coding sequence GTGAGGTTCGACGCACTGTCGCGACTGGTGAGGTTATCCCTCGCGCGCGAGCGCAAGGGCGCGTTCTTCTCCGCCTTCGGCGTGGCCATGGGCGTGGGCGCGCTGGTGTTCTTCGTGGGCCTGGGGCTGGGCGTGGGGCGCGTCATCCGCGAGCGCATCTTCCCCACGGACTCGCGGCTGGTGGACGTGGTGCCCCCGTCGGTGTCGCTGGGCCTCCTGGGCGGCGGCAAGCTGGACTCGGCCGCGGTGGAGCGCCTGGCCGCGCTGCCCGGCGTGGAGACGACGTACCGGAAGATGAACGTCCGCGTGCCGGCGGTGACGCGCTACGACGGCGTGTTCTTCGGCTCGCGCCTGCGCATGGGCATGGAGGTGCTCGCGGTGGGCGTGGACCCCGGCCTGGTGCAGAAGGACGTGGGGCTGCCGGAGGCGAAGGACTTCAAGGACCCGGGCGAGGGCAAGGCCATCCCCGCGCTCATCTCCACGCGCCTCCTGGAGCTGTACAACAAGACGTTCGCGCCCGCTCGCAAGCTGCCGCAGCTGTCCGCGGAGATGCTCATCGGCTTCGGCTTCCCGGTGGAGTTCAACCGCTCCTACGTGGCGGCCACGTCCGGCGGGCCCAGCACCACGCAGCAGGCGCAGGTGGTGGGCGCGTCCGACCGGGCCATGCTCGCGGGCATCACCATCCCCCTGGACACGGCGGTGCGCATCAACCGCGCTTCCGGCGCGGACGCGGACAGCTACTCCGGCGTCACGCTGGTGGCGGCGGACCCTTCCCGCGTCCCGGAGCTGGTGGAGGCGGTGAAGGGAATGGGCTTCGAAATCGATGATCAGGAGCGCCGGCTGGCGGAGAACGCGGGCGCGGCGGTGGCGCTCACCACGTCCGCGCTGGCGCTGCTCTCCATCCTCATCTGCGTGCTGGCGGCGGTGAACATCGCCCATGCCATGTCCTCGTCCGTGCGCGCGCGGGCCAAGGAGATTGGCGTGATGCAGGCGGTGGGCGCCTCGCGCGCGGACGTGCGCGCCATCGTGCTGGCGGAGGCCGGCGTGGTGGGCGTGCTGGGCGGCGCGGCGGGCACGGCGGCTGCGCTGGTGCTGGCCTTCATCGTGGACCGGCTCGCGAAGGGCTACCTGCCCAACTTCCCCTTCAAGCCGGAGAGCTTCTTCTCCTTCCCCGTGACCGTGGTGCTGGGCGGCGTGCTCCTGGGGCTCGTGGCCGCGCTCGCCGGGGCCTACTTCCCCAGCCGCCGCGCCGCCGCCACGGATCCGGCGAGGACGCTGGCGGGATGA
- a CDS encoding ABC transporter ATP-binding protein, producing the protein MIHARDVVKEYEDGEGSRVRVLDGVSLDVEAGDFVAVVGASGSGKSTLLHLLGGLDVHYQGQVEVGGVKLTGLRDKELARFRNTHVGFVFQSFHLIPNLSALENVLLPSHFGPATPDGRKRASQLLERVGLGAKQDRAPVRLSGGERQRVAIARALFGGPKLLLCDEPTGNLDAATGAGVIQLFQELHKEGLTVLTVTHEERMSAVARRVLRLKDARLVEETPTSQSLASRGAP; encoded by the coding sequence TTGATCCACGCGCGCGATGTCGTGAAGGAGTACGAGGACGGCGAGGGCTCACGCGTGCGCGTCCTCGACGGCGTGTCGCTGGACGTGGAGGCCGGGGACTTCGTCGCGGTGGTGGGCGCGTCCGGCAGCGGCAAGTCCACGCTCTTGCACCTGCTGGGCGGCCTGGACGTGCACTACCAGGGGCAGGTGGAGGTGGGCGGCGTGAAGCTCACCGGCCTGCGCGACAAGGAGCTGGCGCGCTTCCGCAACACGCACGTGGGCTTCGTCTTCCAGTCCTTCCACCTCATCCCCAACCTGTCCGCGCTGGAGAACGTGCTGCTGCCCTCGCACTTCGGTCCGGCCACGCCGGATGGGCGCAAGCGCGCGAGCCAGTTGCTGGAGCGCGTGGGCCTGGGCGCCAAGCAGGACCGCGCGCCGGTGCGGCTGTCCGGCGGCGAGCGCCAGCGCGTGGCCATCGCCCGGGCCCTCTTCGGCGGCCCGAAGCTGCTGTTGTGCGACGAGCCCACGGGCAACCTGGACGCGGCCACCGGCGCGGGCGTCATCCAGCTCTTCCAGGAGCTGCACAAGGAAGGGCTCACGGTGCTGACCGTCACCCACGAGGAGCGCATGAGCGCGGTGGCGCGGCGGGTGCTGCGGCTCAAGGACGCGCGGCTGGTGGAGGAAACCCCCACGTCGCAGTCCCTGGCGTCGCGAGGTGCCCCGTGA
- a CDS encoding ABC transporter substrate-binding protein, whose translation MKLHRGPGLFLFLALCVLGAGYVFASRAGYLDRLQARFFPSTREAVRLSPGDFPAGVAAPVADVASVPLRPVLIGFTPRGSASALLVATGGATTLDNPATPPGAAQGLLKTAYALDARAVLFAREEELKQALSVGAENGGVDMAALSVDRLASWAPTLRDAAPRTVLLVGRSRGQEAMAAVGVPDLASLRGKRVGVYPGGSSHYFALWVLARAGLRTSDVRWVDLPSTLDAGRALREGRADVVVGLWGDVELAARDRGGKVLATTADAPHLLATVLVARGDFAARYPDAVRRVLRGLLDAGQGVLKDPAAGARLLGEVAPYLGDPTEAIRSAPPATLADNRAFFGLSGEAPVTYDELFQSAAALFQKLKRGNAPPPAEDTRDLGALKYVSEARGP comes from the coding sequence ATGAAGCTGCACCGCGGACCCGGCCTCTTTCTCTTCCTCGCGCTCTGTGTCCTGGGCGCGGGGTACGTGTTCGCCTCGCGGGCGGGTTACCTCGACCGCCTGCAGGCGCGCTTCTTCCCCTCCACCCGTGAAGCGGTGCGGCTGTCCCCGGGCGACTTCCCGGCGGGCGTCGCGGCCCCGGTGGCGGACGTGGCGTCGGTGCCCTTGCGGCCCGTGCTCATCGGCTTCACCCCGCGCGGCTCCGCCTCCGCGCTGCTCGTGGCCACCGGTGGCGCCACCACCCTGGACAACCCCGCCACGCCCCCGGGCGCCGCGCAGGGGCTGCTCAAGACGGCCTATGCCCTGGACGCCCGCGCGGTGCTCTTCGCGCGCGAGGAGGAGCTGAAGCAGGCCCTGTCGGTGGGCGCGGAGAATGGCGGCGTGGACATGGCGGCCCTGTCGGTGGACCGGCTCGCGTCGTGGGCCCCGACCTTGAGGGACGCGGCGCCGCGCACGGTGCTGCTCGTGGGGCGCAGCCGGGGCCAGGAGGCCATGGCGGCGGTGGGCGTGCCGGACCTGGCCAGCCTGCGCGGCAAGCGGGTGGGCGTGTATCCGGGCGGCTCGTCGCACTACTTCGCCCTGTGGGTGCTGGCGCGGGCGGGGCTCCGCACCTCCGACGTGCGCTGGGTGGACCTGCCCTCCACGCTGGACGCCGGACGGGCGCTCCGGGAGGGGCGGGCGGACGTGGTGGTGGGGCTCTGGGGCGACGTGGAACTGGCGGCGCGGGACCGGGGCGGCAAGGTGCTGGCCACCACGGCGGACGCCCCGCACCTGCTGGCCACGGTGCTGGTGGCCCGGGGGGACTTCGCGGCGCGCTACCCGGACGCGGTGCGGCGGGTGCTGCGGGGGCTGTTGGACGCGGGGCAGGGCGTGCTCAAGGACCCGGCCGCCGGGGCGAGGCTGCTGGGCGAGGTGGCGCCCTACCTGGGCGACCCCACGGAGGCCATCCGCAGCGCTCCGCCGGCGACACTGGCGGACAATCGGGCCTTCTTCGGACTTTCCGGCGAGGCGCCGGTTACCTATGACGAGCTCTTCCAGAGCGCCGCGGCGCTCTTCCAGAAGCTCAAGCGCGGGAACGCGCCCCCACCGGCGGAGGACACGCGGGACCTGGGCGCGCTGAAGTACGTCTCCGAGGCGCGGGGGCCCTGA
- a CDS encoding PspA/IM30 family protein encodes MWQRFKRAMRSFAGFFVSSIEDPELILEQNIRDLNDQVPKMNESIAMVRANVTLLEKENQKYQQDVRELTAKVKAAIQAGRDDLAGTYATKLQAEKEALGRNEQQLEIAKQAYEKALNVKKAFMREKDKKTHEAMNAIRDARRAKWQAKVADTMESFTVAGVDSTHDEMLRKVQEKTAINEARMQMALDTVDHQGALIEEEAEKLQANELVKQMKMEMGLLDSPAPVSDVGAGPEKTIGKKVEIK; translated from the coding sequence ATGTGGCAGCGATTCAAGAGAGCGATGCGGAGCTTCGCGGGCTTCTTCGTCTCCTCCATCGAGGATCCGGAGCTGATTCTCGAGCAGAACATCCGTGACCTGAATGATCAGGTCCCCAAGATGAATGAGTCCATCGCCATGGTCCGGGCGAATGTGACCCTGCTCGAGAAGGAGAACCAGAAGTACCAGCAGGACGTGCGGGAGCTGACCGCCAAGGTGAAGGCCGCCATCCAGGCGGGCCGTGACGACCTGGCCGGCACCTATGCGACCAAGCTGCAGGCGGAGAAGGAGGCGCTCGGCCGCAACGAGCAGCAGCTGGAGATCGCCAAGCAGGCCTACGAGAAGGCGCTGAACGTCAAGAAGGCGTTCATGCGGGAGAAGGACAAGAAGACCCACGAGGCGATGAACGCCATCCGGGACGCGCGCCGCGCCAAGTGGCAGGCGAAGGTCGCGGACACGATGGAGTCCTTCACCGTCGCGGGCGTGGACTCCACCCACGACGAGATGCTGCGCAAGGTGCAGGAGAAGACGGCCATCAACGAGGCGCGCATGCAGATGGCGCTCGACACGGTGGACCACCAGGGCGCGCTCATCGAGGAGGAGGCCGAGAAGCTCCAGGCCAACGAGCTCGTGAAGCAGATGAAGATGGAGATGGGCCTCCTGGACAGCCCCGCGCCGGTGTCGGACGTGGGCGCGGGTCCGGAAAAGACCATCGGCAAGAAGGTGGAGATCAAGTAG
- a CDS encoding sensor histidine kinase: MEPNPPVAFEDELARVVAAQRRRVLGAGAAVRLVGTVVFFAVSLGLWLTGARDWAHYPPLLLCYGGVVALLFALRSRPLTKQLGVVQSLVDVGLAFGLQQLALPVSPFPAGVAGFSLGLFALVVALSGLELMPWLVYGTAGLASLAQAVLMHQAGVGPGAMVVAAVTLVLVAAVSHYGTGRLRHLAMDLSHAEVSRQLEARRTHDVEDAHRTIERMLSEAHARNAQLEALQAHQEQLMQFLVHDLRSPLSAVTLSLSWMEQELPIGTPMVESVRTGLAVTARLDRMISDLLDVPRLEQGRLSPRKQPFPVAPLFDEVRRSLDGAARLRKIKLELSCPPGFQLVGDAGLLIRVVENLATNALRYAPSGGRVRLEAGEAEGFQWLAVRNDGIAIPPEARESLFDKYVQGHREKEGRRGYGLGLYFSRLAAEAHGGRLAVEDAEGWATSFVLRLPRVKPASQPSVDPTAAQQRR, from the coding sequence ATGGAACCCAACCCTCCCGTTGCCTTTGAAGACGAGCTCGCGCGGGTGGTGGCCGCACAGCGCCGGCGCGTGCTGGGCGCGGGGGCGGCGGTCCGGCTGGTGGGCACGGTCGTGTTCTTCGCCGTCAGCCTGGGGCTGTGGCTGACGGGCGCCCGGGACTGGGCCCACTACCCGCCCCTGCTGCTCTGCTACGGCGGCGTGGTGGCGCTGCTGTTCGCGCTGCGCTCCAGGCCCCTGACGAAGCAGCTGGGCGTCGTGCAGTCGCTGGTGGACGTGGGGCTCGCCTTCGGCCTCCAGCAGCTGGCCCTGCCGGTGTCACCGTTCCCGGCGGGCGTGGCGGGCTTCAGCCTGGGGCTGTTCGCGCTGGTGGTGGCGCTGTCCGGATTGGAGCTGATGCCCTGGCTCGTCTACGGCACCGCGGGCCTGGCGTCGCTGGCCCAGGCCGTCCTCATGCACCAGGCGGGGGTGGGCCCGGGCGCCATGGTCGTGGCGGCGGTGACGCTGGTGCTGGTGGCGGCGGTGAGCCACTACGGCACCGGGCGGCTGCGGCACCTGGCCATGGACCTGTCGCACGCGGAGGTGTCCCGGCAACTGGAGGCCCGCCGCACCCACGACGTGGAGGACGCCCACCGCACCATCGAGCGGATGCTCTCCGAAGCCCACGCGCGCAACGCCCAACTGGAGGCGCTCCAGGCCCACCAGGAGCAGTTGATGCAGTTCCTGGTGCACGACCTGCGCTCGCCCTTGTCCGCCGTGACGCTGTCGCTGTCGTGGATGGAGCAGGAGCTGCCCATCGGCACGCCGATGGTGGAGTCCGTGCGCACGGGCCTGGCCGTCACCGCGCGCCTGGACCGGATGATCTCCGACCTGTTGGACGTGCCCCGGCTGGAGCAGGGCCGGCTGTCCCCGCGCAAGCAGCCCTTCCCGGTGGCGCCTCTCTTCGACGAGGTGCGCCGCTCGCTGGATGGCGCGGCGCGGCTGCGGAAGATCAAGCTGGAGCTGTCGTGCCCGCCGGGCTTCCAGCTGGTGGGCGACGCGGGCCTGCTCATCCGCGTGGTGGAGAACCTGGCCACCAACGCGCTCCGCTACGCCCCGTCCGGCGGGCGCGTGCGCCTGGAGGCGGGTGAGGCGGAGGGCTTCCAGTGGCTGGCGGTGCGCAACGACGGCATCGCCATTCCGCCGGAGGCGCGCGAGTCCCTCTTCGACAAGTACGTGCAGGGCCACCGCGAGAAGGAGGGCCGCCGGGGCTACGGCCTGGGGCTGTACTTCTCCCGGCTGGCGGCGGAGGCCCACGGCGGGCGGCTGGCGGTGGAGGACGCGGAGGGCTGGGCCACGTCCTTCGTGCTGCGCCTGCCGCGCGTGAAGCCGGCCTCGCAGCCGTCCGTGGACCCTACGGCCGCCCAGCAGCGCCGCTAG
- a CDS encoding 5'-deoxyadenosine deaminase codes for MDLLLTGATVVTMNRDREVLPRADVLVQDGRIAKVGRGLKVKGARRVLDLTGQVVMPGLIHGHLHACQTLFRGHADKRELLDWLKERIWPMEAAHDAASLRASADLTFAELIRSGSTAALDMGTVHHYDSVFESARDSGFRLVGGKAMMDSGAEVPAGLRETTADSLSESLALMERWHGTHDNRLRYAFAPRFALSCSPELLREVGRLSREKGVRIHSHASENRTETDVVRQVTGQDNIAFFHGLGLTGPQVTLAHCVWVEGEEQRLLRESGTVVCHCPGSNLKLASGYARIPELLKDGIPVSLGADGAPCNNTLDLFHEMRLASVLHNPRVGPVAMTPMHVLEMATLHGARALGLEDEVGSVEAGKRADLTVVDTRGFHFCPLPDDVTGPLVYSARSTDVSHVLIDGKLVLREGELTTLDANAVLANARTQATKLFARAKLKAS; via the coding sequence GTGGACTTGCTTCTCACTGGCGCCACCGTCGTCACCATGAACCGCGACCGCGAGGTGCTGCCTCGCGCGGACGTGCTCGTGCAGGACGGGCGCATCGCCAAGGTGGGCCGGGGCCTGAAGGTGAAGGGCGCCCGCCGCGTCCTGGACCTCACCGGGCAGGTGGTGATGCCCGGCCTCATCCACGGCCACCTGCACGCCTGCCAGACGCTGTTCCGCGGCCACGCGGACAAGCGGGAGCTGCTGGACTGGCTGAAGGAGCGCATCTGGCCCATGGAGGCGGCGCACGACGCGGCGTCCCTGCGCGCCAGCGCGGACCTCACCTTCGCGGAGCTCATCCGCTCCGGCTCCACGGCGGCGCTCGACATGGGCACCGTGCACCACTACGACTCTGTCTTCGAGTCCGCGCGCGACAGCGGCTTCCGGCTCGTCGGCGGCAAGGCGATGATGGACTCCGGCGCGGAGGTGCCCGCCGGCCTGCGCGAGACGACGGCGGACTCCCTGTCGGAGAGCCTGGCGCTGATGGAGCGCTGGCACGGCACCCACGACAACCGCCTGCGCTACGCGTTCGCGCCGCGCTTCGCCCTGTCCTGCTCGCCGGAGCTGTTGCGCGAGGTGGGCCGGCTGTCGCGGGAGAAGGGCGTGCGCATCCACTCGCACGCCAGCGAGAACCGCACGGAGACGGACGTGGTCCGCCAGGTGACGGGCCAGGACAACATCGCCTTCTTCCACGGGCTGGGGCTCACGGGCCCCCAGGTCACCCTGGCCCACTGCGTGTGGGTGGAGGGCGAGGAGCAGCGGCTCTTGCGCGAGTCCGGCACGGTGGTGTGCCACTGCCCGGGCTCCAACCTGAAGCTCGCGTCGGGCTACGCGCGCATCCCGGAGCTCTTGAAGGACGGCATCCCCGTGTCGCTGGGGGCGGACGGCGCCCCGTGCAACAACACGTTGGATTTGTTCCACGAGATGCGGCTCGCCTCCGTGCTGCACAACCCGCGCGTGGGCCCGGTGGCGATGACGCCCATGCACGTCCTGGAGATGGCCACGCTGCACGGCGCACGCGCCCTGGGCCTGGAGGACGAGGTGGGCTCCGTGGAGGCCGGCAAGCGCGCGGACCTCACCGTGGTGGACACGCGCGGCTTCCACTTCTGCCCGCTGCCGGACGACGTCACGGGGCCGCTGGTGTACTCGGCGCGCTCCACGGACGTGTCGCACGTGCTCATCGACGGCAAGCTGGTGCTGCGCGAGGGCGAATTGACGACGCTGGACGCGAACGCGGTGCTGGCCAACGCCCGCACGCAGGCGACGAAGCTCTTCGCCCGCGCGAAGCTGAAGGCGTCCTAG